The Ranitomeya imitator isolate aRanImi1 chromosome 8, aRanImi1.pri, whole genome shotgun sequence genome window below encodes:
- the TIE1 gene encoding tyrosine-protein kinase receptor Tie-1, whose protein sequence is MRRLLHSLILVVVSLIYKETGAVLDVTLVSFTSFTSEHRKGDFSLSCVTGERDMKSSDLRIERDNKIVLIPAREPFKIKSLDKELHASGFSRNALVGVFYCTARGPSEQTKILYPYNSPYADLIPVKVTVTVSLNQDAQLQAKVVKPWHPDILWKYNGTFLKTTYKNDVSSGIAQLNFHAVQHSQAGVYSAGFMGATPLVNAFFRLIVRGCPADKWGPSCQKDCLDCLNGGVCHDTSGECICAPGFMGTLCEKACREGNFGRNCQEMCKRENGCKGLTFCLPDPYGCSCGSGWTGTHCQTECPPGLYGANCALKCECKNGGSCNRFSGCVCPNGWHGQHCEKSDHLPQIIDLPIQVEFNLNSPAILSCAASGKPQPVRESIVLRRPDGSVLSASQAVLDSERSTCKFNVPALTLSDHGFWECRVSTSGGQDSRKFQVVVRVPPQPLEPPRLLDRGSRHLILAPLHNFTGDGPISSIKLLYRPKKSTNYWSNIVVDPKDNITLPNLKPVTAYLVQFQLSRPGAGGEGPLGPVAVLHTDCIEPTVKPEIKGYSIEDNTLYINWQLPSYSTVGSGYLLRIYHPANHLFRQENITSIDVLSAQIYGLSSKTEFTFRVLIYHCTSLGPPSDPYIIILNSKGPSPPKDVHADPLSRESVKLIWSPPDDPNGGIIKYTVESRRLGAPGGQQWADTEGHNQTWHIISGLNTSTLYQFRVRANSRVPGEWSRIVTAATYSDEPPVMATSEEVRSFKASSSGQQLILAIIGSVSVTCFTIIVALLALFCIKKNFFHRRRMFTYNSGSGEETILQFSSGTLTLTRRPRPQTEPFSYPILDWADIKFEDVIGEGNFGQVIKAMIKKDGVRMNAAIKMLKEFASENDHRDFAGELEVLCKLGHHPNIINLLGACENRGYLYIATEFAPFGNLLDYLRKSRVLETDPAFAKEHGTASTLTSQQLLQFASDVAKGMQYLSEKQFIHRDLAARNVLVGENMAAKIADFGLSRGEEVYVKKTMGRLPVRWMAIESLNYSVYTTKSDVWSFGVLLWEIVSLGGTPYCGMTCAELYEKLPQGYRMEKPRNCDDEVYELMRQCWRDRPYERPPFTQISLQLIRMLEARKAYVNMALFENFTYAGIDATAEEA, encoded by the exons GAGCTGTATTAGATGTCACATTGGTGTCATTTACGTCCTTCACCTCTGAGCACCGAAAAGGGGATTTCTCGTTATCATGTGTCACCGGGGAGCGGGATATGAAGAGTTCGGATCTGCGCATTGAACGAGATAACAAGATTGTGCTCATCCCTGCTCGGGAACCATTCAAGATTAAATCGCTGGACAAGGAGCTGCATGCCAGCGGATTCTCTAGGAATGCACTAGTGGGCGTCTTCTACTGCACTGCTCGGGGGCCGTCTGAGCAGACCAAAATACTGTACCCGTATAACAGTCCATACG CCGATCTAATTCCAGTTAAAGTGACGGTGACTGTCAGCCTAAACCAAGATGCGCAACTACAAGCCAAAGTCGTGAAACCATGGCACCCAGACATCTTGTGGAAGTACAATG GCACCTTCTTGAAGACAACATACAAGAACGATGTAAGTAGTGGGATAGCCCAGCTCAACTTCCATGCGGTGCAGCACAGTCAAGCTGGAGTTTACAGCGCCGGCTTCATGGGGGCCACCCCCCTCGTCAACGCCTTCTTCAGACTCATCGTAAGAG GATGTCCGGCAGATAAGTGGGGTCCATCATGTCAGAAGGATTGCCTGGACTGCCTGAATGGTGGAGTGTGCCATGATACCAGTGGAGAATGCATATGTGCCCCGGGGTTCATGGGAACGCTCTGTGAAAAGG CTTGTAGAGAAGGAAACTTTGGCAGAAACTGTCAGGAGATGTGTAAGAGAGAAAATGGCTGTAAGGGCCTCACCTTCTGTCTTCCCGACCCCTATGGATGTTCCTGTGGAAGTGGCTGGACCGGGACTCATTGCCAAACAG AGTGTCCTCCAGGACTGTACGGAGCAAACTGCGCCCTGAAGTGCGAGTGCAAGAACGGGGGGTCCTGTAACAGGTTCAGTGGCTGCGTGTGCCCCAATGGCTGGCATGGGCAGCACTGCGAGAAGTCAG ATCACCTTCCGCAGATCATCGATCTTCCGATCCAGGTTGAGTTCAATCTGAATTCCCCAGCGATCCTGAGCTGTGCCGCCTCTGGGAAGCCTCAGCCGGTGCGGGAGAGTATAGTGCTGCGACGCCCGGACGGGTCTGTCCTCAGC GCCAGTCAGGCTGTGCTGGACTCGGAGCGCAGCACGTGCAAGTTCAATGTGCCTGCACTAACACTGTCCGACCACGGCTTCTGGGAATGTCGCGTCTCCACCAGCGGGGGGCAGGACAGCCGCAAATTCCAAGTTGTCGTCAGAG TTCCTCCACAACCTCTGGAGCCGCCACGTTTGCTCGATCGAGGGAGCAGACATCTGATCCTCGCTCCACTTCATAATTTTACTGGAGATGGGCCAATTTCATCTATTAAGTTGCTGTATCGACCCAAGAAAAGTACAAACTACTGGTCCAACATTGTAG TGGATCCAAAAGACAACATAACACTTCCCAACCTGAAGCCGGTCACTGCTTACCTGGTGCAGTTTCAGTTGAGTCGACCAGGAGCTGGAGGAGAAGGGCCCCTGGGACCAGTGGCCGTGCTGCACACAGACTGTATAG AACCCACAGTGAAGCCAGAGATTAAGGGCTACTCCATAGAAGATAACACATTATACATAAACTGGCAGCTCCCCTCTTATAGCACTGTGGGGAGCGGTTACCTGCTCAGGATCTATCATCCTGCCAACCATCTTTTTCGCCAGGAGAACATAACCTCCATAGACGTCCTGTCCGCCCAGATTTATGGCCTCAGCTCGAAGACAGAGTTCACCTTCAGAGTCCTCATATATCACTGCACCAGCCTGGGGCCCCCATCCGACCCCTACATTATCATACTGAACAGCAAAG GTCCATCACCCCCCAAGGATGTCCATGCCGACCCGCTGTCCAGGGAGAGCGTGAAGCTgatctggtctccccctgatgatcCTAATGGGGGGATCATTAAATATACGGTGGAGAGCCGGAGGCTGGGGGCTCCCGGGGGGCAGCAGTGGGCAGACACGGAGGGCCATAACCAGACCTGGCACATCATCAGCGGCCTGAACACCAGCACCCTGTACCAGTTCAGGGTCCGAGCGAACTCCAGAGTTCCCGGAGAATGGAGCCGCATTGTGACGGCAGCAACATACAGCGACG AGCCCCCCGTCATGGCCACCAGTGAGGAGGTCCGGAGTTTCAAAGCCTCCAGTTCTGGACAGCAGCTTATCCTGGCGATCATCGGCTCTGTGTCCGTCACGTGTTTCACCATTATTGTCGCACTTCTCGCTCTTTTCTGCATCAAAAAGAATTTTTTCCATCGCAGGAGAATGTTCACGTATAATTCCGGATCG GGAGAAGAAACCATCCTGCAGTTCAGTTCGGGGACGCTGACCCTCACCCGGCGACCGAGACCCCAGACTGAGCCCTTCTCATACCCCATCCTGGACTGGGCCGACATCAAGTTTGAAGATGTGATAGGAGAAGGGAACTTTGGTCAAGTCATTAAGGCCATGATCAAAAAAGATGGAGTACGGATGAACGCTGCCATCAAGATGCTCAAAG AATTTGCATCGGAGAACGACCACAGAGACTTTGCCGGAGAGCTGGAAGTCCTATGTAAACTGGGACATCACCCCAATATCATCAACCTGCTGGGAGCTTGTGAGAACAGAG GATACCTCTATATCGCCACTGAATTTGCCCCATTTGGGAACCTGCTGGACTACTTACGAAAAAGCCGAGTCCTGGAGACGGATCCTGCCTTCGCCAAGGAGCACGGGACGGCGTCCACCCTGACCTCCCAGCAGCTCCTGCAGTTTGCCTCAGATGTAGCAAAAGGCATGCAGTACCTGAGCGAGAAGCAG TTTATTCATAGAGATCTAGCTGCCAGAAACGTTCTTGTTGGGGAAAATATGGCTGCTAAGATTGCAGATTTTGGGCTGTCAAGAGGAGAAGAGGTTTATGTGAAGAAGACGATG GGTCGCCTCCCGGTGCGATGGATGGCCATCGAGTCCCTCAATTACAGTGTGTATACTACAAAGAGTGATGT CTGGTCCTTCGGCGTCCTCCTCTGGGAGATTGTCAGTTTAG GTGGGACGCCATACTGTGGAATGACCTGTGCGGAACTCTATGAAAAATTACCGCAGGGCTACAGGATGGAAAAACCCCGGAACTGCGACGACGAAGT GTATGAGCTGATGCGTCAGTGCTGGAGGGATCGTCCCTATGAGCGGCCTCCTTTTACCCAGATATCCTTGCAGCTCATCCGCATGTTGGAGGCCAGGAAG GCCTATGTGAACATGGCTTTATTTGAGAATTTCACATATGCTGGAATTGATGCGACGGCTGAAGAGGCGTGA